Proteins encoded by one window of Grus americana isolate bGruAme1 chromosome 7, bGruAme1.mat, whole genome shotgun sequence:
- the ZNF488 gene encoding zinc finger protein 488 isoform X1 has translation MHFRENIVTLLSRTEFMMELTSLPKFLWTSDNKLLHHHFPDILATVHTTQDIPEEVVFGPCMLQNTLLDTVAFIALKCSDRRNIHYVFKVDVTSVHSPTGLPWMRLVQAAANSREQNLEAYLENSQLYYRSTRKINKNEELLVWYDEELSSLLGFNEIKAQSPQNDLRCQECDRVFKCEYSYLSHVRFLCVPEKSALLWRNFQDPKTEKSNLAEQTTNFHSLARDLEVKMAACKDDAHGLTGEKRAKSEEAENNRSRKTVLLEKTNNLSEEHNCGGKEEVGGEHALAGSFCKLSSGKQSARKDALEQKQSAFTEVRRMKEKLRHERPKESEQEDGMVPLGKEQVSKEMLLNSSGSAFSFVWPTRARGEQKSAFSKPSKCLAERAAINSSHPMSESAKSLGELSGFIATTDIMCCSTLLNSKFFVSDLCNAQMLQTSITRSNVFPYTSEPWPKQAGGQLQNTTTTSSSSLTLLPPTFTSFGVAAQNWCAKCNLSFRMTSDLVFHMRSHHKKEYSSTEYQCKRRREEKLTCPICHEYFRERHHLSRHMTSHN, from the exons gtTTATGATGGAACTTACATCTTTGCCTAAATTCCTTTGGACAAGTGACAACAAACTTCTACATCACCATTTTCCGGACATATTGGCTACTGTTCATACCACACAAGACATTCCTGAAGAAGTTGTTTTTGGACCATGCATGCTCCAGAACACCCTGCTGGACACTGTAGCTTTTATTGCTCTCAAGTGTTCTGATAGACGGAACATCCACTATGTATTTAAG GTAGATGTTACATCTGTGCACAGTCCCACAGGACTGCCTTGGATGAGACTTGTACAAGCAGCTGCCAATAGCAGGGAGCAGAACTTGGAAGCTTACTTAGAAAACAGTCAGTTATATTATCGCTCTACTAGGAAAATCAACAAAAATGAGGAACTGCTTGTCTGGTATGATGAGGAGCTTTCTAGCCTCTTGGGTTTCAATGAGATAAAAGCTCAGAGTCCCCAGAATG ACTTGAGATGCCAAGAATGTGACCGAGTCTTTAAATGTGAATATTCCTATCTCTCCCATGTTCGCTTCCTGTGTGTCCCAGAGAAGAGCGCCCTGCTATGGAGAAACTTCCAGGACCCTAAGACTGAAAAGAGCAACTTAGCTGAGCAGACCACGAATTTCCACAGCCTGGCAAGGGATCTAGAGGTCAAAATGGCAGCTTGTAAAGATGATGCCCATGGTCtcacaggagaaaagagagCAAAATCTGAAGAGGCTGAGAACAACAGGAGCAGGAAAACAGTGTTGTTGGAGAAAACCAATAATTTGAGTGAGGAACATAACTGTGGGGGCAAGGAGGAGGTTGGGGGAGAGCATGCATTGGCTGGTTCTTTCTGCAAGCTTAGTTCAGGGAAGCAGTCAGCTAGGAAGGATGCTTTAGAGCAGAAGCAGAGTGCTTTCACTGAGGTCAGGAGGATGAAGGAGAAGCTGAGGCATGAGAGACCGAAGGAGTCAGAACAGGAAGATGGCATGGTCCCACTTGGCAAAGAGCAGGTATCAAAGGAAATGTTGCTGAACTCCTCTGGTAGTGCATTCTCCTTCGTGTGGCCCACCAGAGCCCGAGGAGAACAGAAGAGTGCTTTCAGCAAACCCAGTAAGTGTCTAGCAGAAAGAGCTGCAATAAATTCTTCTCATCCCATGAGTGAGTCAGCAAAGAGCCTGGGGGAGCTGTCCGGCTTCATTGCCACCACAGACATCATGTGCTGCAGCACTCTTCTCAATTCCAAGTTCTTTGTCAGTGATTTGTGTAATGCTCAGATGCTGCAGACAAGCATCACTCGGAGCAATGTTTTCCCATATACCTCAGAACCGTGGCCCAAACAAGCAGGAGGGCAGTTACAAAACACAACCAccacttcctcctcttccttgaCTCTTCTTCCCCCGACCTTCACGTCCTTTGGAGTGGCTGCCCAGAACTGGTGTGCCAAATGCAACCTGTCCTTTCGCATGACATCTGATTTAGTCTTCCACATGCGGTCACATCACAAAAAAGAATACTCCTCAACTGAGTACCAGTGCAAGAGGAGACGAGAGGAGAAGCTAACATGTCCCATTTGTCATGAGTACTTCCGAGAACGCCATCATTTATCCCGGCACATGACTTCTCATAATTAG
- the ZNF488 gene encoding zinc finger protein 488 isoform X2 has product MMELTSLPKFLWTSDNKLLHHHFPDILATVHTTQDIPEEVVFGPCMLQNTLLDTVAFIALKCSDRRNIHYVFKVDVTSVHSPTGLPWMRLVQAAANSREQNLEAYLENSQLYYRSTRKINKNEELLVWYDEELSSLLGFNEIKAQSPQNDLRCQECDRVFKCEYSYLSHVRFLCVPEKSALLWRNFQDPKTEKSNLAEQTTNFHSLARDLEVKMAACKDDAHGLTGEKRAKSEEAENNRSRKTVLLEKTNNLSEEHNCGGKEEVGGEHALAGSFCKLSSGKQSARKDALEQKQSAFTEVRRMKEKLRHERPKESEQEDGMVPLGKEQVSKEMLLNSSGSAFSFVWPTRARGEQKSAFSKPSKCLAERAAINSSHPMSESAKSLGELSGFIATTDIMCCSTLLNSKFFVSDLCNAQMLQTSITRSNVFPYTSEPWPKQAGGQLQNTTTTSSSSLTLLPPTFTSFGVAAQNWCAKCNLSFRMTSDLVFHMRSHHKKEYSSTEYQCKRRREEKLTCPICHEYFRERHHLSRHMTSHN; this is encoded by the exons ATGATGGAACTTACATCTTTGCCTAAATTCCTTTGGACAAGTGACAACAAACTTCTACATCACCATTTTCCGGACATATTGGCTACTGTTCATACCACACAAGACATTCCTGAAGAAGTTGTTTTTGGACCATGCATGCTCCAGAACACCCTGCTGGACACTGTAGCTTTTATTGCTCTCAAGTGTTCTGATAGACGGAACATCCACTATGTATTTAAG GTAGATGTTACATCTGTGCACAGTCCCACAGGACTGCCTTGGATGAGACTTGTACAAGCAGCTGCCAATAGCAGGGAGCAGAACTTGGAAGCTTACTTAGAAAACAGTCAGTTATATTATCGCTCTACTAGGAAAATCAACAAAAATGAGGAACTGCTTGTCTGGTATGATGAGGAGCTTTCTAGCCTCTTGGGTTTCAATGAGATAAAAGCTCAGAGTCCCCAGAATG ACTTGAGATGCCAAGAATGTGACCGAGTCTTTAAATGTGAATATTCCTATCTCTCCCATGTTCGCTTCCTGTGTGTCCCAGAGAAGAGCGCCCTGCTATGGAGAAACTTCCAGGACCCTAAGACTGAAAAGAGCAACTTAGCTGAGCAGACCACGAATTTCCACAGCCTGGCAAGGGATCTAGAGGTCAAAATGGCAGCTTGTAAAGATGATGCCCATGGTCtcacaggagaaaagagagCAAAATCTGAAGAGGCTGAGAACAACAGGAGCAGGAAAACAGTGTTGTTGGAGAAAACCAATAATTTGAGTGAGGAACATAACTGTGGGGGCAAGGAGGAGGTTGGGGGAGAGCATGCATTGGCTGGTTCTTTCTGCAAGCTTAGTTCAGGGAAGCAGTCAGCTAGGAAGGATGCTTTAGAGCAGAAGCAGAGTGCTTTCACTGAGGTCAGGAGGATGAAGGAGAAGCTGAGGCATGAGAGACCGAAGGAGTCAGAACAGGAAGATGGCATGGTCCCACTTGGCAAAGAGCAGGTATCAAAGGAAATGTTGCTGAACTCCTCTGGTAGTGCATTCTCCTTCGTGTGGCCCACCAGAGCCCGAGGAGAACAGAAGAGTGCTTTCAGCAAACCCAGTAAGTGTCTAGCAGAAAGAGCTGCAATAAATTCTTCTCATCCCATGAGTGAGTCAGCAAAGAGCCTGGGGGAGCTGTCCGGCTTCATTGCCACCACAGACATCATGTGCTGCAGCACTCTTCTCAATTCCAAGTTCTTTGTCAGTGATTTGTGTAATGCTCAGATGCTGCAGACAAGCATCACTCGGAGCAATGTTTTCCCATATACCTCAGAACCGTGGCCCAAACAAGCAGGAGGGCAGTTACAAAACACAACCAccacttcctcctcttccttgaCTCTTCTTCCCCCGACCTTCACGTCCTTTGGAGTGGCTGCCCAGAACTGGTGTGCCAAATGCAACCTGTCCTTTCGCATGACATCTGATTTAGTCTTCCACATGCGGTCACATCACAAAAAAGAATACTCCTCAACTGAGTACCAGTGCAAGAGGAGACGAGAGGAGAAGCTAACATGTCCCATTTGTCATGAGTACTTCCGAGAACGCCATCATTTATCCCGGCACATGACTTCTCATAATTAG